The stretch of DNA GGCTTTCGCTGTACTCGGCCACGAGACGCGACTCGCCATCCTGTTCGAACTCTGGAAACAACGCCGTCCCGACGAACACGTTCCCCAGCACCCGATGGCGTTCTCAGAGTTGCGAAAGTCCCTCGGGATGCGGGACGGGTCGCAGTTCAACTACCACCTCAAGCCCCTTCTGGGCCGGTTCGTTCACCAATCTGCGGATGGCTACATTCTCCGACGGGAGGGGCAGCGCGTGGTCAGCGCGATCCTCGCCGGGGCGTTCACCGACGAAGTCGTGTTCGACACGGTTCCGAACGACAAGCCGTGCGAAATCTGTGGGGGCCAGACCGTCTTCGAGTGCAACACCGACCTGACCCGTGGATACTTTGCGATCAGGTGCACCGAGTGCGAGGGAGCGTTCGGCGGCACTGGGTTCGATGGGGCATTGAGCCTGACCGACTCGCTCTCGCCGGTCGGCACGCGCAGCCGGGATCCGGAAGAATTCTACCGGGCTTTGGATGTCATGGTGAAACACCAAATCATGTCCGCAGTGGAGGGTGTCTGTCCCGACTGCACCGGAACCACGAGTGCGACGCCCAAGGTCTGTGAAGACCACCACGTCGAACCGGGCCGTCGCTGTGAGTCGTGTGACACCATCTTCGAGGTCCAGTACGACATCGTGTGTGATGTCTGTCAACAGATGATCGGTATTCCGAGCAACCGGTGTCTACTCACCGAGCCGCGAGTGCTCGTGTTTCTCGACGATCATGGCTACGACCCCTGGTACGACTGGCTCCTGATCGAACTCGAACTGGTCCAACGCCAGACGGTCCGCTCCGAGGATCCGTTCGAACTGGAGATGGTCCTCGAGGCCGACGGGGACCGGCTGGTCGCAACCCTCGACGAGAAGGGTGTTGTCACTACTCTCCACACGGGTGCCTCGATCGGCGTGTAGAATGTCGTGAGGAGCGGCCCGGTTGATGCTATTCTCTGTCTGTCTTAGCTAGACGAGAGGGCCGGTGTGACTGACTTGCGCTTTATATTCAGCACACTGTTTCTCTCAGGTTCCGATGATTTCAAAAGACCCCTCTGATTGCTTTCGCCCGGATTCAGTATTCAGGCACAAGATAGGGAATATTCTCGTGATTTGAACCGCTAACTTCCGCTGTGCAGAAGCGTCTATTCTACCATTGTTTATCTCTAGGAGGCCGCCATCTACAGGTTCAACCGAGCGAAGCGGGAAAGTGGGTCGGGGCGGATTTGAACCTCGGTCGCTTCGCTCCGCTCCGTTCCCTGCTTCAAATCCTTAGTAACAATGTTCACGACGCTGACCGCTCGCTTCGCTCGCGGAAGTTGCGTCGTGAAAATGGGTCGGGGCGGATTTGAACCTCGGTCGCTTCACTTCGTTTCGCTCCTTGATTCAAACCGCCCGCTCGTCACGACAGTAGTCGCTCGCGAGTTTGCTCGCGACAGAAGTAGTGGGTCGGGGCGGATTTGAACCGCCGACTTCCTCCGTGTGAAGGAGGTATCATAACCAGCCTAGATCACCAACCCTCTGCAGTACCTCGTTTCCGACGACTGAACTTAAGGGTTACTTTCGGCAGCCGAAAAAAGGCTTAGTCGGACGCTTCTTCGCGGCTCGACCGGTAGTCATCGAGGCGCTCGCGGGCGCTCGCGATTGCCTCGCGGGTTTCGCCCTCGGCTCGCACCTGCAGCTTCTTCAGCTCCTCTCGCACCTCTTCGACACGGGAGGGCTCTGGTTCCTCATCCTCGCGGCTCGTAAGCGTGCGGAACTTCTCCTGGATTGGCGCAAGTTCGTCTGAAACGCCGCGCTTTGCGGTCTCACCGGCGCGCTTCAGGTAGTACTGCGTATCTTCAAAGTGCTTGTTCATACGTGTTAATACGACAACACTGGATAAAACCCTTATGCCCAGGACAGTACGCGCGTGATGGATTTTCAGCGGGAGAAGACGAGGAAAGAATCTGCGTCGGCATCGATACCACAACACTTTTGGTTGTTTTAGGCCGACCTAAATCTGCAGGCGGTGCACAGAGGGCGACCATCCGTCGCAGTCGGCGTCTGTCCCAAAGCCGACGCATGGATGAGTGCGGCGGGGTCGTCCGAGACCGTGGGCATCACCCGGTCGCTGGCACCCGTCCACTTTTTCGCCCGGCATAACTTGTATAGCACAGCGTGTGAAACTCGTGGCTATGTTCACACGGTTTTCTATCCCGACGCCGTTTCGTGTCGGCGCGGTCAACGCCTATCTCTCCGGTCGCACCGTCGTTGACCCCGGTCCCGACAGCGAGGAGGCGTGGGCCGCCCTCTTAGACGGCTTCGACGAACACGGCATGACGCCAAACGAAGTCGAACAGGTCGTCGTCACCCACCCACACCCTGACCACTTCGGCCTCGCTGCGCGACTCCAAGCCGAAGGCGCAACCGTCATCGCCAGCCCCGAAGCCGCCCGTATCATGGCCGACTTTCCCGGCGAACTCGAACACGAACAGACCTTCTTCGCCGACTTCTTCGAGCGCAACGGGATGTCGAACGCGACCGCAAACGCCGTCGTCAACCTTCCCGAATCGTTCCTCTCCTACGCCCCGAGCGTCGAAACAGACCACGAAGTCGGTGGGGGCGACCAAATCGAAATCAACGGCGAACCACTCGTCGCCCACCGCGTCACCGGCCACGCGATTGGCGAACTCATCTTCGAATTCACCGAGGGCGACGAACGCCACGCCATCGTCGGCGACAACGTCCTCAACGAGATTACGCCAAACCCACTGCTCCAACCGCCGGAACCCGACGAAGACGAACGCCCGCGCCCCCTTCCGGCGTTCAACGACTCACTGCGCGCGCTCAAAGCAGAACAGTACGACCGGTTCCTTCCCGGCCACCGGACCACTATCGAGAACCCGAGCGAGCGCATCCAAGAGATGTTAGACGCCCACGACGCCCGGACGAAGAAGGTGTACGGCCTCGTCGACGGCCCCACGACGGCCGTCGAAATCATGCACGAACTGTTCGGTGACCTCCCCGTGACCGAGTTCTTCCCCGGCATGAGCGAAGCCGTCGGCCACTTAGACGTCCTCGAAGCCCGCGGCAAGGTGCGCCAGCACGAAAACGGCGGCGTCATCGTCTACGAGCGGACATGACTCGACTCCACGCCGTTGCCCTCGGAAACGCTCCTGCAGACCTCGTCGTCCGCGGCGCGCGAGTACTGTTCCCCGAGACAGGAGCGAAAAAGAAGCGAGCCATCGCCGTCGTCGGCGACCAGATCGCGGCACTCCCAGAAGACCCCGAGCCAATCATCGGCCCTGAGACCACCGTCATCGACGCCGACGGCCTCGTCGCCATCCCCGGCCTCATCGACGCCCACACCCACATCGAAGCCCAACACGCCTTCGAATACGCCTACCCTCACGTCCTCGAAGCGGGCACGACGAGCGTCATAAGCGAGTCGAACTGCCTCGGCTCGCTCTACGGCGCGGCCGCTTCCGAACAGCTGCTACGCGCAACAGCCCCGCTCGCAGTGAGCGTATTTCTTACCATCCCTCCACAGCCACTCGTCTCGACGTTCACGCCTGCGTGGGCAGACGAGGCCGAGAAACAGGCGCTCTGTGACAGCCTCACCCACCCGCGCGTCGTCGGAGTGGGCGAAGTTGACTGGATACACGTCGTCGGCCGCGACCCGCCTCTGTTCGACCTCTACGACGAGGCGAAGGCACGGGGCAAGCCAATCAGCGGCCACGGCGCGGGCTGTAAGGGTGCGAACCTGCAGGTCTTTGCGAGCGTTGTGGACAACGACCACGAGGCCATCGCCGGAGACGAGATGATAGCCCGCCTCGAAGCCGGCATCCACGCGATTGGCCGCTCGGGGACGGTCCGCGACGACACACAGGCCGTCGCAGATGCCTATCACGAAATTGGCCCCGCAGACCTCTCACTTTCGACCGACAGCGTCTGGCCGGGAGACGTGCGTGAGGGTATCTACATGAACCGCGTCGTCCGCCGCGCAATCGACGCCGGTGTCGCCCCCGAAGACGCGATTCGGATGGCGACGCTGAATCCAGCCACGCACTTTGGTCTCACAGACCGGGGGACGCTCTCGCCGGGCAAACGCGCCGACATCATCCTCCTCTCCTCCCTCGAAACAGTCGAAATCGAGACGGTCATCGCAGGCGGTGAGGTTGTGGTCGAAAACGGCACCGCGACCGTCGAGCCAGTCCCCTACGAGTACCCCGACCACTTCTACGAGAGTGTCCACCTCCCCGAAACGCTCGACCTCACGGTGCCTGAATCGGTCGCCCGCGACGGCTCCGTCCGCGCCATCGAACACGTCACCGGCCTCTTCACCCAAGACGCACTCGCAGAACCAGCGGTCGAAGCCGGGAGCCTCGTCGCTGACCCCGACGGAGACGTGCTGAAAGTAGTCGTCATCGACCGCCACCCCGCAGGCGACAGGGACGCTTTCGTTGGCTTCGTCACCGGCCTCGGTCTCGAATCGGGAGCCGTGGCGACGACCACCGCGTGGGAGGCCGGACTGACCATCGCCGTAGGCGCGGACGACGACGCAATCCACGCAGCCATCGACCACCTCCGCGAGCAAGGCGGCGGTTGGACGGTTGTCGATGATGACGACCTCACCGCAGCCCACCCGTGTCGCGTCGGCGGCTTCTTCGCGGACGTGCCAATTGACGAGGCCGCTGCGAACATTGAGGCCGTCCGCACAGCACTCAAAAATCAGGGTGTCACCGCAGACCAACCAATGCTCGCGGTGGCGACGCTCACCTTCCTCGGCGTCCCGATTCTCAAACTCACCCCGCAGGGCTACGCGAATATCCTGACCCAAGAACTGGTCGGCCTCACCCCCGACTAACTCAGTACGTCGGACTCTCTTCGGGAACGCCCTCGCGCTTGTTGACCACGCGCGCGAGGACGAACAGCGCATCGGACAGTCTGTTCAGGTACTTTACAGCCTCTGGATTGGCTTCTTCTTCGTTGATGAGCGCGACCGCCCGGCGCTCGGCGCGCCGACAGACCGCGCGGGCGTGGTGCAGTTTCGCGCCGGGTTCGCTCCCCGACGGAAGAATGAAGTTTCGAAGCGGCTCCAGTTCTGCGTCGAGTTCGTCCATCCACTGTTCGAGCAAGGCAACATGTTCTGGGCGAACCACGGGGTCGTCTGCGTCCGGGTCAGGGTTCGCAAAGTCTGCCTGCACGATGTGGAGGTGGTTTTGAATCGAGCGAAGCTTCTCGTCGATGTCCTCGTGGCCGGTCGGTCTGACGACGCCGACGAGGGCGTTCACCTCGTCTACGCTCCCGTAGGCTTCGATGCGGTGGCTCGCCTTCGACACGCGAGACATGTTCGAGAGGTCGGTCTTGCCCTCGTCGCCGCGTTTGGTGTAAATCTTCATGCCCGTATCGAGGGCCGCGAGCGACTTATACCCGGGCAGACGGTGAACAGTTTTCAGGTGGCCGTGCGAACGCGAGCCATGGCCTTCAGCGATACCCTGTGCGAGGAGGGGCGTCCCATCCTTGAATCGATTCTCGACCACCCGATGGTCGTCGGCCTCGGCGACGGCACGCTCGATGAATCGCCGTTTCGCTACTGGGTGAAACAGGACTACGTCTACCTCGTCGACTACAGTCGCGTATTCGCCCTCGGGGCGGCGTCAGCCCCCACGCTCTCACAGCTCTCGACGTTCGCCACCCTTCTCGACGAAACGGTGAATACCGAGATGGACCTCCACCGCGCCTACGCCGCCGAGTTTGGGATTAGCGAGGAGGCACTCGAAGCGACGAAGCCCTCACCGACCACGCAAGCTTATACCGACTTCCTCGTCCGCACCGCGGCCACCGAACCCTTCGCCAACCTCGTCGCCGCGCTCTTGCCGTGTATGTGGGGGTTCAACCAGACCGCTCGCCACCTCGATGTGCGCGGAAAACCCAACCACGAGCAGTATGCAGAATGGATTGAGATGTACGCGAGCGACGAGTTCACCGAACTCACTGATTGGTGTCTCGACCTGCTCGATACTGTCGCTACCGACGCAGGACCCACCGCCCGCGAGGAGATGCGCGAGCGATTCCTCACCTCGTTTCGCTACGAGTACCGCTTCTGGGATGCAGCGTGGCGAGAGGAACGGTGGACGGTGTGAAATTAGTGGGTAATACCACCAACTTTTAATCCCCGTATCGCAGACCCACTGCTATGTACGAATTCGTCTCAGTGTGGAGGTGTCGCTCGTGGTAACCGCCGCTGTCGCCCTCGGACTGACGGTTCTCACGCTCGTTACCTTCGCAGGGCTTGGCACGTGGTACGCCCGCGGCCGCATCAACTCGGTAGAAGACTACATCACTGCCCGCAATTCGACCGGCAGCGGGATGACCACCGCAACGCTCATCGCCTCCGGGATGGGGGCGTGGATTCTCTTTAGCCCGGCAGAGGCGGGCGCGGCCTTCGGCGGGCTTACTGCCGTCCTCGGCTACGCAATCGGGAGCGCGCTCCCATTATTCGCGTTCATCGTGATTGGCCCGCGCATCCGCGAACTCATCCCCGAGGGCCACTCCATCACGGAGTACACTCTCGCGCGCTTCGGGCCGGTGATGTACGTCTACGTCCTCATCGTGAGCATCACCTACATGTTCATCTTCCTCGCCGCGGAAATGACCGGGATTGCGGGCGCACTTTCGCTCGTCGCGGGCGTCCCGACGTGGCAAACCGCCGCGCTCGTGGGCCTGTTCGTCCTCGCCTACACCGGCTACGGCGGGCTGAAGGCGAGCATCTTCACAGACACCGTCCAGACGCTCGTCATCCTCCCGATTCTCGCCATCGGGTTTGCGGGCGCGCTGCTCGCCCTCGGCGGGACGGGTGAAATCTACCAGACCGTCGCAGAGACCAGTCCGAGCCTGCTAGACCCCGGCTTCCTCCCCGGCATCGAATTTGGGGCCTACATCGCCGTCGCCGTCCTCGCCGCAGAGATGCTGAATCAGGCGTGGTGGCAGCGCATCTACGCCGCGAAAGACGAACGCACCCTCGCGCGCTCTTTCACGATCGCCGCCATCACGGTGATTCCAATGGTGTTCTTAGCCGGGCTGTTCGGCCTCGCCGCCTCCGGTCTCGGCCTCGTCACGACCGATTTCACGGCGGGCTACAACGCCGACATCTCCTTTTTCCTCGTGCTTGACGCCGCATTCCCCGAGTGGGTGACGCTCGTCGTCGTCATCCTCGCCATCCTGCTCGTCATGAGTACCGCAGACACGCTGTTCAACGCGATTGCGAGCATCGTGACCGCAGACCTCCCGCTCGTGCTGGACGACCCTGACCGCGGCACGCTCACGAACGCCGCCCGCGCGCTCACCGTCGTGGTCGCGCTCGCGGCCATTTTCGTCGGCGCACAGGGCTACAGCGTGCTCACCATCTTCCTCATCGCAGACCTGCTCGCGGCGGCGACGTTCATCCCGCTGCTGTTCGGCCTCTACTCGACAGAAGCGACTGGGGCAGGTGCGCTCGGTTCGAGCCTGCTCGGGCTGCTCGTCGGCCTCGCCTACTTCCCGACGCTCAGAACCCCGCTCGCTGCCCTGCCAGTCGTCGGAGACCTCCTGCCGACGGCGTCGTACTTCAATTCGTTCGTCGGCGCGGCGGCCGTTTCGGGCGTGGCGATTCTCCTCATCTCGCGGGTGACCCCCGGGTCGTTCGACCTCGGCTCACTCGCCCGCACCATCCACCAACTCGACGAGGTTCGCGCAGACGGGGGTGAAGAACAATGAGCGCAATCGGCCAAACGCTGTTTTCGGCGCTCGCGTGGGGGTCGGTCGCGCTCGTCGTCGCCATCTTCGCCTACGAAATCTACGCCGTCGTCACCGACTGGCGCGGGTCGTAACTTTTCTGTCCTGCCTTCGTACGCGGAGCATGGCACTGTTCGCCGCCCTCGCTGACCTGCCGCTTTCGATTTCGTCCGTCTCGTACGACCTGCACGAAGCAGAGACGTCGAGCGACTTCACCCGCCTCTCGACCACGATTTCACTCGACGGTGACGGAGAAACCGGTCGTGGCGAGGACGTGACCTACGAACCCGACGACCATCGCGAACTGGTCGAAGCGGCGCCCACGTTCGACCTCGAAGGCGAGTGGACGTTCGAAGAGTTCTCCGCCCATCTCGCAGACACAGACCTGTTTCACGGCCGCGAACCCGGCCGCCACGACTTCAGAAACTATCGGCAGTGGGGCTTCGAGAGCGCCGCGCTCGACCTCGCGCTGAAGCAGGCGGACACCCCCCTCGCCGCCCAGTTGGGAATGGCGTACCAGCCAGTCAGATTCATCATCTCTATGCGCCTGCCCGACGCCTCGTTCGACCGCATCGAGAGGTGGCTTTCTATCTACGATTCCTATGAGTTCAAACTCGACCCGACAGATGAGTGGGACGACGACCTCGTCACAGCACTCGCAGC from Haladaptatus sp. ZSTT2 encodes:
- a CDS encoding DUF7351 domain-containing protein, whose protein sequence is MTSDEEQEHELTPDRAFAVLGHETRLAILFELWKQRRPDEHVPQHPMAFSELRKSLGMRDGSQFNYHLKPLLGRFVHQSADGYILRREGQRVVSAILAGAFTDEVVFDTVPNDKPCEICGGQTVFECNTDLTRGYFAIRCTECEGAFGGTGFDGALSLTDSLSPVGTRSRDPEEFYRALDVMVKHQIMSAVEGVCPDCTGTTSATPKVCEDHHVEPGRRCESCDTIFEVQYDIVCDVCQQMIGIPSNRCLLTEPRVLVFLDDHGYDPWYDWLLIELELVQRQTVRSEDPFELEMVLEADGDRLVATLDEKGVVTTLHTGASIGV
- a CDS encoding DUF7553 family protein, coding for MNKHFEDTQYYLKRAGETAKRGVSDELAPIQEKFRTLTSREDEEPEPSRVEEVREELKKLQVRAEGETREAIASARERLDDYRSSREEASD
- a CDS encoding MBL fold metallo-hydrolase; the protein is MFTRFSIPTPFRVGAVNAYLSGRTVVDPGPDSEEAWAALLDGFDEHGMTPNEVEQVVVTHPHPDHFGLAARLQAEGATVIASPEAARIMADFPGELEHEQTFFADFFERNGMSNATANAVVNLPESFLSYAPSVETDHEVGGGDQIEINGEPLVAHRVTGHAIGELIFEFTEGDERHAIVGDNVLNEITPNPLLQPPEPDEDERPRPLPAFNDSLRALKAEQYDRFLPGHRTTIENPSERIQEMLDAHDARTKKVYGLVDGPTTAVEIMHELFGDLPVTEFFPGMSEAVGHLDVLEARGKVRQHENGGVIVYERT
- a CDS encoding adenine deaminase C-terminal domain-containing protein; this translates as MTRLHAVALGNAPADLVVRGARVLFPETGAKKKRAIAVVGDQIAALPEDPEPIIGPETTVIDADGLVAIPGLIDAHTHIEAQHAFEYAYPHVLEAGTTSVISESNCLGSLYGAAASEQLLRATAPLAVSVFLTIPPQPLVSTFTPAWADEAEKQALCDSLTHPRVVGVGEVDWIHVVGRDPPLFDLYDEAKARGKPISGHGAGCKGANLQVFASVVDNDHEAIAGDEMIARLEAGIHAIGRSGTVRDDTQAVADAYHEIGPADLSLSTDSVWPGDVREGIYMNRVVRRAIDAGVAPEDAIRMATLNPATHFGLTDRGTLSPGKRADIILLSSLETVEIETVIAGGEVVVENGTATVEPVPYEYPDHFYESVHLPETLDLTVPESVARDGSVRAIEHVTGLFTQDALAEPAVEAGSLVADPDGDVLKVVVIDRHPAGDRDAFVGFVTGLGLESGAVATTTAWEAGLTIAVGADDDAIHAAIDHLREQGGGWTVVDDDDLTAAHPCRVGGFFADVPIDEAAANIEAVRTALKNQGVTADQPMLAVATLTFLGVPILKLTPQGYANILTQELVGLTPD
- a CDS encoding cob(I)yrinic acid a,c-diamide adenosyltransferase, whose amino-acid sequence is MKIYTKRGDEGKTDLSNMSRVSKASHRIEAYGSVDEVNALVGVVRPTGHEDIDEKLRSIQNHLHIVQADFANPDPDADDPVVRPEHVALLEQWMDELDAELEPLRNFILPSGSEPGAKLHHARAVCRRAERRAVALINEEEANPEAVKYLNRLSDALFVLARVVNKREGVPEESPTY
- the tenA gene encoding thiaminase II, producing the protein MAFSDTLCEEGRPILESILDHPMVVGLGDGTLDESPFRYWVKQDYVYLVDYSRVFALGAASAPTLSQLSTFATLLDETVNTEMDLHRAYAAEFGISEEALEATKPSPTTQAYTDFLVRTAATEPFANLVAALLPCMWGFNQTARHLDVRGKPNHEQYAEWIEMYASDEFTELTDWCLDLLDTVATDAGPTAREEMRERFLTSFRYEYRFWDAAWREERWTV
- a CDS encoding sodium:solute symporter family transporter translates to MVTAAVALGLTVLTLVTFAGLGTWYARGRINSVEDYITARNSTGSGMTTATLIASGMGAWILFSPAEAGAAFGGLTAVLGYAIGSALPLFAFIVIGPRIRELIPEGHSITEYTLARFGPVMYVYVLIVSITYMFIFLAAEMTGIAGALSLVAGVPTWQTAALVGLFVLAYTGYGGLKASIFTDTVQTLVILPILAIGFAGALLALGGTGEIYQTVAETSPSLLDPGFLPGIEFGAYIAVAVLAAEMLNQAWWQRIYAAKDERTLARSFTIAAITVIPMVFLAGLFGLAASGLGLVTTDFTAGYNADISFFLVLDAAFPEWVTLVVVILAILLVMSTADTLFNAIASIVTADLPLVLDDPDRGTLTNAARALTVVVALAAIFVGAQGYSVLTIFLIADLLAAATFIPLLFGLYSTEATGAGALGSSLLGLLVGLAYFPTLRTPLAALPVVGDLLPTASYFNSFVGAAAVSGVAILLISRVTPGSFDLGSLARTIHQLDEVRADGGEEQ